In Pedobacter sp. WC2423, the following are encoded in one genomic region:
- a CDS encoding glycoside hydrolase family 108 protein has product MSDFKIAEQLTGINEGGYVHDPNDKGGETYAGISRNNWSEWRGWLIIDGLKDTEGISAALINRKAKSNAQLTELIRTFYKQNFWDINQLGLVHDQQLANTVYDFGVNSGTVRAAKYLQDTVNQVSALNLATDGIIGPITIHAVNTNDPAKLTLIYNSKRQAFYSSIAKGTQARFLKSWLSRIKPYKT; this is encoded by the coding sequence ATGAGTGATTTTAAAATAGCAGAACAGTTAACAGGAATAAATGAAGGTGGATATGTGCATGATCCGAATGATAAAGGAGGGGAAACTTATGCTGGTATTTCCAGAAACAACTGGTCGGAATGGAGAGGCTGGCTGATCATTGACGGGCTGAAAGATACAGAAGGAATTTCTGCTGCACTGATTAACCGCAAAGCAAAATCCAATGCGCAGCTGACTGAACTGATCCGGACTTTTTACAAACAGAATTTCTGGGACATCAATCAACTGGGCTTGGTTCATGACCAGCAGCTGGCCAATACAGTTTATGATTTCGGAGTAAATTCCGGAACGGTAAGGGCTGCTAAATATTTACAGGATACGGTTAACCAGGTTTCTGCGCTGAATCTGGCCACAGATGGCATTATAGGCCCTATAACTATCCACGCAGTCAATACAAATGACCCAGCTAAACTTACTTTAATATATAACAGTAAAAGACAGGCATTTTACAGTTCGATCGCAAAAGGAACACAGGCCAGGTTCCTGAAAAGTTGGTTAAGCAGGATTAAACCCTATAAAACTTAA
- a CDS encoding DHCW motif cupin fold protein, translating to MQLEGIPFQHTDWENVPATQHPGETGVAYWKTLEFGDLRIRIVEYSKNYKADHWCSKGHIIYCIEGEMVSELADGSQHKLTKGMSYQVSDELSSHRTFSEHGVKLFIVDGAFLK from the coding sequence ATGCAATTGGAAGGTATTCCTTTTCAGCACACAGATTGGGAAAATGTTCCCGCAACCCAGCATCCGGGAGAAACGGGTGTAGCGTATTGGAAAACCCTGGAATTTGGTGATTTGCGAATCAGGATAGTAGAATATTCTAAAAACTATAAAGCAGATCATTGGTGTTCCAAAGGACATATCATTTACTGTATTGAAGGCGAAATGGTCTCAGAACTAGCTGATGGCAGCCAGCATAAATTAACGAAAGGGATGTCTTACCAGGTTTCAGACGAATTGAGTTCACACCGCACGTTTTCTGAACATGGGGTGAAATTGTTTATTGTAGATGGTGCTTTCCTGAAGTAA
- a CDS encoding Hsp70 family protein, giving the protein MSKFLYGIDFGTTNSALSIYDEEKNEIIDTITVPSLLYFQQEQSATQPLNYVVGENAIDAYLSDGMKGRFIKSIKQILSRSSFIETRIHNKRYNASDLVALILKDLKTKADEIIGFDCKKAVIGRPVFFDDDSTAKDTLAQTRLSKAAENAGFTAVRFQFEPIGAAFAYEKTITKKEKVLVADLGGGTTDFTYLVLNPDNVGNKDRRDDMMASGGIYIGGDSFDSAFMWDKGTPYFGKNTLYEATPGKVLTVPMSLFANICTWDKMNFFNGLRIQKDLQDYYHYSKKDRKFKNLITLIENNLGYSIFRAIEKTKITLSDEQVSPFSYSNMEIEIDEEVSKEQYAAVIEKDIKKISVYLDEFMLKNNIKAEEIDSLFLTGGSSLVGGVQDLFKNKFPHIPVNSGDNFTSVAKGLAYSGYLFDAD; this is encoded by the coding sequence ATGAGTAAGTTTCTATATGGAATTGATTTTGGAACAACCAATTCTGCACTATCTATTTATGACGAAGAAAAAAATGAAATCATCGATACGATAACAGTTCCTTCCCTTTTGTATTTTCAACAAGAACAAAGTGCAACCCAGCCATTAAATTATGTAGTGGGTGAAAATGCGATCGACGCTTATCTAAGCGATGGAATGAAAGGAAGATTCATCAAATCTATCAAGCAAATCTTATCTAGAAGCAGCTTTATAGAAACCAGGATCCACAATAAAAGATATAATGCATCCGATCTGGTTGCTTTAATTCTGAAAGATCTAAAAACAAAAGCCGATGAGATTATCGGATTTGACTGTAAAAAGGCTGTAATTGGCCGCCCTGTATTTTTTGATGACGATAGCACTGCTAAAGATACACTGGCACAAACAAGGTTGAGTAAAGCAGCCGAAAATGCTGGTTTTACAGCAGTCCGCTTTCAATTTGAGCCAATTGGAGCAGCTTTTGCCTATGAGAAGACCATCACGAAAAAAGAAAAAGTACTGGTAGCCGATTTAGGTGGAGGAACAACAGATTTCACTTACCTGGTGCTGAATCCTGATAATGTTGGCAATAAAGACAGAAGAGATGATATGATGGCCTCGGGAGGTATTTATATTGGCGGAGATAGCTTTGATTCTGCCTTTATGTGGGATAAAGGAACACCTTACTTCGGAAAAAACACTTTATATGAGGCTACACCGGGAAAAGTCCTGACTGTTCCGATGTCATTGTTTGCAAATATCTGTACCTGGGATAAAATGAACTTTTTTAATGGCCTGAGAATACAGAAGGACTTACAGGATTATTATCATTATTCTAAAAAAGACAGGAAATTCAAGAACCTGATTACATTGATTGAGAATAACCTGGGCTATTCTATATTTCGTGCTATAGAAAAAACAAAGATTACTTTGTCTGATGAGCAGGTTTCTCCATTTAGCTATTCAAATATGGAAATTGAAATCGACGAAGAAGTTTCCAAAGAACAATACGCTGCTGTAATTGAGAAAGACATCAAAAAGATCAGTGTTTATCTGGATGAATTTATGTTAAAAAACAATATCAAAGCAGAAGAAATTGATAGTTTATTCCTTACTGGCGGAAGTTCACTGGTTGGAGGTGTACAAGATCTTTTTAAGAATAAATTCCCTCATATCCCGGTAAATTCGGGAGACAATTTTACCAGTGTTGCCAAGGGCCTTGCTTATAGCGGCTACTTATTTGATGCAGATTAA
- a CDS encoding VOC family protein, which translates to MKIEAIELLSNNIIETEQFYNNILNIKTNSKNEDEVSFLVGTTRVSFQKSTVEHPNYHLAFDIPNNKLGEAFNWLEQRTTILPVTDDSQFSTFEAWNAKSFYFYDNNGNLLELICRFDADNQSDAVFDNRSILFVSEIGIVTSDVLSTAEELISQYGLEYYAKQPKTENFAVLGDENGLLILVTPDRNWFPTTKKAQAFEAKVQLSTTDRAHQELLIK; encoded by the coding sequence ATGAAGATTGAAGCAATTGAATTACTGAGTAATAATATAATAGAAACAGAGCAGTTTTACAATAACATACTCAACATCAAAACCAATTCAAAAAATGAGGATGAAGTATCTTTTCTGGTTGGAACAACAAGGGTATCTTTTCAAAAATCAACTGTTGAACATCCTAACTATCACCTTGCATTTGACATCCCGAATAATAAGCTGGGAGAAGCCTTTAATTGGCTTGAACAAAGAACAACAATATTACCAGTAACAGATGACAGTCAGTTTTCTACTTTTGAAGCCTGGAATGCGAAATCATTCTATTTTTATGATAACAATGGAAACCTGCTTGAATTGATCTGCCGTTTTGATGCCGATAATCAATCTGATGCTGTATTTGATAACAGGAGCATATTATTTGTCAGTGAAATTGGTATTGTGACCAGCGATGTATTGTCAACCGCAGAAGAATTAATCAGCCAGTATGGACTTGAGTACTATGCTAAACAACCTAAAACAGAAAACTTTGCAGTTTTAGGTGATGAAAACGGATTACTGATCCTGGTTACTCCAGATAGAAACTGGTTCCCGACCACAAAAAAAGCACAGGCGTTTGAAGCTAAGGTTCAACTGAGTACAACAGATCGGGCACATCAGGAGCTATTGATCAAATAA
- a CDS encoding FadR/GntR family transcriptional regulator: protein MKETSYVCDKGIILSNSIKLYEKVINLIKEDISQGKYKAGEKIPAEPELMKLYGVGRSSIREAIKTLAISGILKVQQGSGTFVNTIFQEVSIEQRLRRADFDDVNAVRRLLEKEIVKLATQNRSEEQLKEIELALGNRKSAIEDEDPQRCVDADIAFHTAIAQASLNPVLSDLYDSFTLIMRNFFAAREKQGISRFAMNHHLHEQLFKAIRSKKMSQSQSVLQKILDNNY, encoded by the coding sequence TTGAAAGAAACATCGTATGTTTGTGACAAAGGAATTATTTTGAGCAACTCTATCAAACTTTACGAGAAAGTAATTAACCTGATCAAAGAGGATATCTCTCAGGGAAAGTACAAAGCGGGTGAGAAAATCCCTGCTGAACCTGAGCTGATGAAATTATATGGCGTAGGACGTTCCAGTATCAGGGAAGCGATTAAAACTTTAGCCATTTCGGGAATCCTGAAGGTGCAGCAAGGGTCAGGTACGTTTGTAAATACCATTTTCCAGGAGGTCAGTATCGAACAGCGGTTAAGACGTGCTGATTTTGATGATGTGAATGCAGTAAGACGGTTGCTGGAGAAAGAAATCGTAAAGCTGGCTACACAAAACCGTAGCGAGGAGCAGCTTAAAGAGATTGAACTGGCTTTGGGAAATCGTAAGTCGGCTATTGAAGATGAAGACCCTCAGCGTTGTGTAGATGCGGATATTGCCTTTCATACAGCTATTGCCCAGGCTTCTTTAAATCCTGTATTGTCTGATTTGTATGATAGTTTTACATTGATCATGCGCAATTTCTTTGCTGCCCGTGAGAAACAGGGGATTAGTCGTTTTGCAATGAACCATCATTTACATGAGCAGTTATTTAAAGCGATCAGGAGTAAAAAGATGAGTCAGTCACAATCGGTTCTTCAAAAGATCCTGGATAATAACTATTAA
- a CDS encoding cupin domain-containing protein — translation MATTRRGFISAASLSTFGLVTAATSLNLLIPQKADAAVKSTVKKGPDGPQAELEDFVYDIENGSTGWTGTGGTAKEATVEEFPVSQSIAAVIMRLNPGSFRELHWHSIAAEWAYILEGKVRTTVVSPDGTTSTDDFEKGDIWYFPKGHGHCLQCLGDEHCLFLLGFDNGHFSEFGTFSSTDWISHISPEIMARNSGLSASTFAAFLHKELYIGTGKIATAPRQQNLDPDIPTSSSAHKFRMEKDGIFQQFAGGSTRKVSSKEFPIQTTLTALRMDIEPGAIRELHWHPNADEWQYVMSGKGNLSIFGSHGRVKTMAYKKGMVSFIKQGYGHYIENTGTETLKLIILFNAPEYQEISLNDWLSANPAQLVQDHFGITPAQTATLAHHKKGIF, via the coding sequence ATGGCAACTACAAGACGTGGATTCATTTCCGCAGCATCTTTATCCACCTTTGGTTTAGTAACAGCTGCAACAAGCCTGAATTTATTAATCCCTCAAAAGGCTGATGCAGCGGTAAAATCAACGGTAAAAAAAGGACCAGATGGTCCGCAGGCAGAATTGGAAGATTTTGTTTATGATATTGAAAATGGAAGTACAGGCTGGACAGGCACTGGTGGAACTGCCAAAGAAGCCACTGTCGAAGAATTTCCTGTTTCTCAAAGTATAGCAGCTGTAATTATGCGGCTGAATCCAGGTAGCTTCCGTGAATTGCACTGGCATTCTATTGCAGCAGAATGGGCCTATATTTTAGAGGGTAAGGTACGTACAACAGTCGTTTCTCCTGACGGGACAACATCGACAGATGATTTTGAAAAAGGTGACATCTGGTATTTTCCAAAAGGTCATGGCCATTGCTTACAATGTTTAGGAGATGAGCATTGTTTATTCCTGCTGGGTTTTGATAACGGCCACTTTTCTGAATTTGGAACATTTAGCTCAACAGATTGGATCAGCCACATCTCTCCGGAAATTATGGCACGTAACTCAGGATTATCAGCGAGCACATTTGCCGCTTTCCTGCACAAAGAACTTTACATCGGTACCGGAAAAATAGCTACAGCACCAAGGCAGCAAAACTTAGATCCTGATATCCCAACCAGCAGCTCTGCGCATAAGTTCCGTATGGAAAAAGACGGGATATTTCAACAATTTGCAGGTGGTTCTACCAGAAAAGTTTCTTCTAAAGAGTTTCCTATCCAAACTACATTAACTGCATTACGTATGGATATTGAACCAGGTGCGATCCGTGAACTTCACTGGCATCCAAATGCCGATGAATGGCAATATGTAATGAGCGGAAAAGGAAACCTGAGTATTTTTGGTTCACATGGACGTGTAAAAACAATGGCTTATAAGAAAGGAATGGTTTCTTTTATCAAACAAGGTTACGGTCATTACATAGAAAACACAGGTACAGAAACGCTTAAATTGATTATACTTTTTAACGCTCCTGAATACCAGGAAATTTCACTGAATGATTGGTTAAGTGCCAACCCGGCACAGCTTGTTCAAGATCATTTTGGTATTACACCAGCGCAGACAGCTACACTTGCACATCATAAAAAAGGTATTTTTTAA
- a CDS encoding YeiH family protein, whose product MMSLSLNTRKIIFIAAALFCLLPLMSPPLALLLGLAIAQLMAHPFLNLHHKATNWLLKLAVIGMGFGMNLSFALKAGREGFLFTVASIFGVLTLGFILGKLFKTECKTSFLISAGTAICGGSAIAALSPVMKAGEKEISASLGIVFILNSAALFIFPGIGHALNLSQSQFGIWCAISIHDTSSVVGAASKYGEQALQIATTVKLARALWIIPIAFGTAFIFKSDQKKVKIPYFIGLFILAMLANTYLPFIKSFAPYVVSVAKTGLTLTLFLIGSGLSFKVVKAVGIKPFLQGLILWIAISSVSLWAIMLLV is encoded by the coding sequence ATGATGTCATTGAGCCTGAATACCCGTAAAATTATATTTATTGCTGCTGCACTATTTTGTCTGCTCCCTTTAATGTCTCCTCCACTGGCTCTTTTGCTGGGGCTTGCAATTGCGCAGCTCATGGCACATCCATTTCTTAATCTCCATCACAAAGCAACTAACTGGCTGCTCAAACTAGCCGTAATCGGAATGGGATTTGGAATGAACTTGTCATTTGCATTAAAAGCTGGCCGGGAAGGTTTCTTATTCACAGTCGCTTCAATTTTTGGCGTGCTCACACTGGGTTTTATTTTGGGTAAGTTATTTAAGACCGAATGCAAAACCTCTTTTTTGATCTCTGCTGGTACGGCTATTTGCGGTGGAAGTGCTATTGCAGCCTTGTCTCCGGTAATGAAAGCCGGGGAAAAAGAGATTTCTGCGTCGTTAGGTATCGTATTTATATTGAATTCTGCTGCTTTATTTATATTTCCAGGCATAGGACATGCATTGAATTTGTCACAAAGCCAGTTTGGAATCTGGTGCGCCATATCGATCCATGATACGAGTTCTGTGGTTGGGGCAGCCAGTAAGTATGGTGAACAGGCTTTACAGATTGCAACCACTGTTAAACTGGCAAGGGCGCTATGGATTATCCCTATAGCGTTTGGTACTGCCTTTATCTTTAAAAGTGACCAGAAGAAAGTTAAAATACCCTATTTCATTGGGTTATTTATACTGGCAATGTTAGCAAATACTTACTTGCCTTTTATTAAATCGTTCGCTCCATATGTGGTCAGCGTAGCTAAAACGGGTTTAACACTCACCTTATTTCTGATAGGAAGCGGCTTATCATTTAAAGTCGTTAAAGCTGTCGGAATCAAACCTTTTTTACAAGGACTTATCTTATGGATAGCTATTTCTTCAGTTTCTCTATGGGCAATTATGCTTTTAGTTTAA
- a CDS encoding LysR family transcriptional regulator, with protein MSDFRLEVFYTVAKRLSFTKAAGALFITQPAVTKHIYELEQQYDNKLFERKGNKIQLTPAGEVLLSHTESLFDIYRNIDFDMNAMVHKKEGILAMGASTTVSNYVIAPILAGFRNKFSAIAINLMNGNTEQIEKALLDKEIQLGIIEGRSKHQEISYTEFIRDEIVLVCGQHHPLVKKSELSKELLLENSFVMREQGSGTLEVIDYALKEIGMRVSDLKVEIHLGSTESIKSYLMHSNCLAFVSIHALTNELQRGTLRVIDVAGLNIERNFYFIHLQGKLDGLSEVFLRHAQLTHNLK; from the coding sequence ATGTCAGACTTTCGCTTAGAAGTTTTTTATACCGTAGCTAAACGGCTTAGTTTTACTAAAGCTGCGGGTGCTTTATTCATCACGCAGCCTGCGGTTACCAAGCATATTTATGAATTGGAACAGCAATATGACAATAAGCTTTTTGAACGCAAAGGGAATAAAATTCAGCTGACCCCAGCCGGAGAAGTATTGCTCAGTCATACGGAATCACTATTTGATATTTATCGGAATATTGATTTTGATATGAATGCAATGGTCCATAAAAAAGAAGGGATTTTAGCAATGGGGGCCAGCACTACGGTTTCAAATTATGTAATTGCACCAATTCTTGCCGGCTTCAGGAATAAATTCAGTGCGATAGCGATCAACCTGATGAATGGAAATACAGAACAGATTGAGAAAGCTTTACTCGATAAAGAGATTCAGCTTGGGATTATCGAAGGAAGATCTAAACATCAGGAAATCAGTTATACCGAATTTATCAGGGATGAAATTGTACTGGTTTGCGGTCAGCATCATCCTTTGGTTAAAAAATCTGAACTGAGTAAAGAATTGCTGCTGGAGAATTCCTTTGTAATGCGTGAGCAGGGGTCAGGCACACTCGAAGTTATAGACTATGCTTTAAAAGAGATTGGAATGCGGGTGTCGGATCTTAAAGTAGAAATACATCTTGGAAGTACTGAAAGTATCAAATCATACTTAATGCATTCCAATTGCCTGGCTTTCGTATCCATACATGCATTAACTAATGAACTTCAGCGTGGAACTTTAAGAGTGATCGATGTAGCCGGGCTGAATATAGAACGTAATTTCTATTTTATTCATCTTCAGGGCAAACTGGATGGATTATCGGAAGTTTTTTTGAGGCATGCGCAATTAACTCATAACCTGAAGTAA
- a CDS encoding ATP-binding protein — MKNKRISFIVILIIIVLFIGLLLRTSFNQYTEQKTLQATSLQRDANNEQIYKLDTINMGLQEAENNFRMYTSLWEKKYFIKYSQGIQHISSLLESFSSEDLKNVSTDISNDLAKRDKQILLYAKIKKMTDSLMSVNLKVDTNRTLTKTILFKKSPKPVIKKIIKTEAIKPVPEAKKTKFFQRIKSAILNKEDKKDTALTSKTDTVIVEAAENDLLYTRKNLEDVEKFYKDLFESQRGNHKLLTANERAILKTNGQILDNIKVMFNEFSAREHQLQLARKMLLRDQTLHSLEVIGTSGKINFLINSGSLIMIISLLIMLYRAYNKIVKANKLASEQVIVKSRFFTSISHEMRTPLNAILGATEQLKATPLNTEQEAMANLLETSSSMLLSAVNEILDFSRMETGKLSLSKTPFQYKNILHEIVAATAVLANQKGLKLILNQKDAPDLLITGDPYRLKQILVNLIANAIKFTDHGEVRVQAGIKKTETGHVLLLIEVSDTGIGISEKELPFIFDEFSQVINNKRMDWQKGSGLGLPICKKLVDLHHGKITVTSILGKGTSFHLELPYAIAEHPQEVLTDKEVLVSRAEAFKNIHLLVVDDANMNLLVIKMIFNKHNISFDTATNGEDALKAFESNHYDMVLTDIEMPGMDGVELTKKIRAHHDLKKCGTPIIAITGQISPESHQNYISSGLNDYIVKPYKESELLEKILDYLP; from the coding sequence ATGAAAAACAAGCGGATCTCCTTTATAGTAATTCTGATAATTATTGTCTTATTTATTGGGTTGCTGTTAAGAACATCTTTCAATCAGTATACGGAACAAAAAACGCTTCAGGCCACAAGTTTACAAAGAGATGCGAATAATGAGCAGATTTATAAACTGGATACTATTAACATGGGATTGCAGGAAGCAGAGAATAACTTCAGAATGTATACCTCCTTATGGGAAAAGAAATATTTCATCAAATATAGCCAGGGTATCCAGCATATCTCTTCCCTATTGGAAAGTTTTTCAAGTGAAGATCTGAAAAATGTTTCTACTGATATTTCTAATGATTTAGCAAAAAGAGATAAGCAGATTTTGCTGTATGCTAAAATTAAAAAAATGACAGATTCACTAATGTCTGTCAACCTGAAAGTTGATACAAACAGAACTTTAACAAAGACTATTTTATTTAAGAAATCACCAAAGCCGGTCATAAAAAAGATCATCAAAACGGAAGCCATTAAACCTGTTCCGGAGGCGAAGAAAACCAAGTTCTTTCAGCGTATAAAGAGTGCTATACTCAATAAAGAAGATAAAAAAGATACTGCCCTGACCAGTAAAACGGACACGGTTATCGTGGAGGCTGCTGAAAATGATCTTCTTTATACCAGGAAAAACCTGGAAGATGTAGAGAAGTTCTATAAAGATCTTTTTGAAAGTCAGCGGGGGAATCATAAGCTCCTGACCGCAAATGAAAGGGCAATTTTAAAAACCAATGGTCAGATCTTAGACAACATCAAAGTGATGTTTAATGAGTTCAGCGCCCGCGAACATCAACTTCAGCTCGCCAGAAAGATGTTATTAAGAGACCAAACGCTCCATTCTCTGGAAGTCATTGGTACCTCTGGAAAGATCAATTTTCTGATTAATTCAGGTTCATTGATCATGATCATTTCTTTGTTGATTATGCTATACCGCGCTTATAACAAGATTGTAAAAGCTAATAAATTAGCCTCTGAACAGGTCATTGTTAAATCCAGGTTTTTCACGAGTATAAGCCATGAAATGCGTACACCACTAAATGCAATTTTAGGAGCAACTGAACAGCTTAAAGCTACTCCATTGAATACCGAACAGGAAGCAATGGCAAATTTACTGGAAACTTCTTCTTCCATGTTACTGTCTGCGGTCAATGAAATCCTGGACTTTTCAAGGATGGAAACAGGAAAGTTATCACTTTCAAAAACTCCTTTTCAGTATAAAAATATTCTGCATGAAATTGTTGCGGCAACTGCTGTTCTTGCGAATCAGAAAGGATTGAAATTGATATTAAACCAAAAGGATGCGCCCGATTTACTGATCACCGGCGATCCGTACCGGTTAAAACAAATCCTGGTTAACCTGATTGCTAATGCCATTAAATTTACTGATCATGGAGAAGTTCGTGTGCAGGCCGGTATTAAGAAAACAGAAACCGGTCATGTGCTTTTGCTGATAGAAGTCAGTGACACTGGTATTGGAATTTCAGAAAAGGAACTGCCTTTTATTTTCGATGAGTTTTCACAGGTGATCAATAACAAACGCATGGACTGGCAAAAAGGGTCAGGACTGGGATTGCCGATCTGTAAAAAACTGGTTGACCTCCATCATGGAAAAATAACAGTAACCAGTATTTTAGGTAAAGGCACAAGTTTCCATTTGGAATTACCTTATGCTATTGCTGAACATCCACAGGAAGTTTTAACGGATAAAGAAGTGCTGGTTTCCAGAGCAGAAGCCTTTAAAAACATTCATCTGCTCGTAGTAGACGATGCGAATATGAATTTACTGGTTATCAAAATGATCTTTAATAAGCATAATATCAGCTTTGATACGGCTACCAATGGTGAAGATGCTTTAAAAGCTTTTGAGTCAAATCATTATGACATGGTATTAACAGATATTGAAATGCCGGGTATGGATGGCGTTGAACTGACGAAAAAAATCAGGGCACATCACGATCTTAAAAAATGCGGAACGCCAATTATCGCTATAACTGGCCAGATTTCTCCTGAATCCCATCAGAACTATATTTCTTCAGGTTTGAATGACTATATCGTTAAACCATACAAAGAGAGCGAGTTATTAGAAAAAATACTTGATTATCTCCCTTAA
- a CDS encoding NAD(P)/FAD-dependent oxidoreductase, with amino-acid sequence MEKHEFEVIIIGGSYSGLSAAMSLGRAIRKTLVIDSGQPCNSQTPHAHNFITQDGFSPADIAKAAKDQVSVYPTIHFMEDTVVSAIGEDFNFIVTTAKGIQISAKKLLFATGVADQLPEIPGVSSCWGISVIHCPYCHGYEYKDQPLGILSNDENTLDFSKLISNWNKDLRVFTNGEPRFSAAQQQQMKDLKVNIIEKPVASIEHVAGQLTGIRFLDGTIEKIDALYTRPPFVQHCTVPREIGCELDKRGYILTDDFKKTTIPGIYAAGDNTSPMRAVANAVAAGSIAGAMLNHELIMA; translated from the coding sequence ATGGAAAAACATGAATTTGAAGTTATCATTATTGGTGGTAGCTATAGCGGATTATCGGCAGCCATGTCTTTAGGCAGAGCAATCAGAAAAACATTGGTTATTGATAGTGGTCAGCCCTGTAACAGTCAAACACCGCATGCTCACAATTTTATTACTCAGGATGGCTTTAGTCCAGCGGATATTGCAAAAGCAGCTAAAGATCAGGTATCTGTTTATCCAACAATCCATTTTATGGAAGATACGGTGGTCAGCGCTATTGGTGAAGACTTTAATTTCATAGTGACTACGGCTAAAGGAATACAGATCAGTGCAAAAAAACTATTGTTTGCAACTGGGGTAGCAGATCAGCTTCCTGAGATTCCCGGAGTTTCATCCTGCTGGGGAATTTCTGTTATTCACTGCCCCTATTGTCATGGCTATGAGTATAAAGATCAGCCACTGGGGATTTTATCAAATGATGAAAACACATTAGATTTCAGTAAATTAATTTCAAACTGGAACAAAGATCTTCGGGTTTTCACTAATGGAGAGCCAAGATTTTCTGCAGCTCAACAGCAGCAAATGAAAGATTTAAAGGTGAATATTATCGAAAAGCCAGTCGCAAGTATTGAACATGTAGCCGGGCAGCTGACTGGTATCCGCTTTTTAGATGGAACAATAGAGAAAATCGATGCACTTTATACCAGGCCACCATTTGTTCAACATTGCACTGTTCCCCGGGAAATAGGCTGTGAACTAGACAAAAGAGGTTATATCCTGACAGACGATTTTAAGAAAACAACTATTCCGGGTATTTATGCAGCAGGTGATAATACAAGTCCGATGAGAGCTGTTGCGAACGCTGTAGCGGCAGGTAGTATTGCAGGTGCTATGCTAAACCACGAACTGATTATGGCCTAA
- a CDS encoding DoxX family protein — protein MNMVQKIEHWGDIHHTKSLDIVRIGLGLLILSKGIAFISDTGVQQEWIIQHNTLGFSGLMAVVVLHTVAFAHLVGGLLILIGLVTRFATVIQIPILLGAIFFVNISKGFSFLNSELWLSIIVLLLLVLFWVVGSGPYSVDNWMKTHRPKP, from the coding sequence ATGAATATGGTTCAAAAAATAGAGCATTGGGGTGATATCCATCACACTAAATCGCTCGACATCGTCCGTATCGGACTTGGCTTACTGATTTTAAGCAAGGGTATTGCATTTATCAGTGACACCGGAGTTCAGCAGGAATGGATTATACAACACAACACTTTGGGATTTTCAGGGTTAATGGCCGTTGTGGTATTACATACTGTTGCTTTTGCACACCTGGTTGGCGGTTTACTGATCCTGATCGGACTGGTTACACGCTTTGCTACTGTGATACAGATTCCGATTCTTCTGGGCGCTATTTTCTTTGTAAATATTTCTAAAGGGTTCTCTTTCCTCAATTCAGAATTATGGCTGTCAATTATTGTATTGCTGCTGCTGGTTCTGTTCTGGGTAGTAGGCTCAGGGCCATATTCTGTAGACAACTGGATGAAAACACACCGCCCAAAACCATAA